AACTATGGGCCTCGGCGTCCGACGGATGGCATCTGCTCATGGCTCCGTGTGCCCTGCTCGTCGGAGCGCTGGGCGCTGTTTTGCTCCAACTCCTGATGATCGGCCTGCAAGGCGTGATTGCGGGTGTTGTACCTGTCTACCGCGGCCGATCGATCCGCGGAACCGGCGCCGTTGTGATCGGGCTGCTGATCCTCATCTTGAACGGCGTCGGCCTGACCGTACTGCTGTCCCTCCAAGCGCTCAGGGAATTACCCTCCGGCTGGTTCTGGTTCGTGTCCATCGCAGGCGTCGTCAGCCTGGTCGGCTTCATCGGCACCTACCTCTGGTGTCTCCCCAACGCGGTCCAGGATTTTATCGACGAACCCCGCTGAGTCGCCCGGTGCGTGAACCCGGCGAGTGCGCTGGAACCGCCTGCCCCGCGCTCTTGGCCTTCACCGGACAACCGCCCGGGCAGCCAGTCGTCATCCCGCCGATTCCCGCGGGCGGGTGATGACCAAGATCGCGGCGGAAGCCAGTTTCACCGCGACGAGAAGGGCCGCGGTCGTCGGGATGCCGAATACCGGAACGAGGACGATGCCGGTGAGCAGGGCCCCGGCGCAGGCCCCGGCGTGGTCGGCCCCGATGACGCTCCCGGCGGCCGGTCCCACTTCCCGAGAGAGCTCCACCTGCACCGCCCCGGCTAGGGCGAATGCCGCGCCGCCAATCACGCCAGCCAGAGCCATGAGTATGGAGACGGCCAGCTCCGCCCCGGCCGCGCCCAGCCGTCCTCCGCCCGGACCGTTCACGCCGGCGAGCACGATCGGTGTCGCCAGGGCCAGGCCAGCCAGCAGAAGATCAACCGCGACCAGGGTTCGCCACGCCCGACCACAGGTGCCGGCGTCAGGGATCGGCGACGACCGCCGCCGAACCGACTCGCAGCCGATGACCAGGCCGGCCATGAACAGGGCGACAAGCCAGCCGATCCGCTGGTAGACGTAGCCGTAAAGGCTCTGAAAGGCGAACAGCAGGATGAGTGTCAACGCCATAGTGACCAGGCCGGTCGTACCGATGGAACAGGTGATTGCGGCATGCCGCGTACCGCGGCGGCCGCCGAGGCGAAGCGGATGCCACAGAAACGGAACCGCGCCCAGGGCGGCAAGGACCACCCCCGCGACAGCCAGAGGCACGCCGCGAACGCGTTCCAGAGCCCGGCTCGACGTCGGGCTGGTCATCCGCTCCCAGAGGATCAACCGCTTCAGATAGATGATCGGACGCAGATCGGTGCTCACCTCGACGTTCAGGGCGGCGTCAAGATCCTCGGACCGCTGGCAAAGCTTGTCCGGCTCAAACGATTCGGCCGCCGTTTCGAACCAGAGCGGCTCGAAGGACGAGCCGGTGACGCGGCGCGCACCGTACCGCCGAGTCAACTCGACCGCATCGGTGGCGATCAGGTCGGGGGCGGTGGCGGCCAGCACCGGGGCGGGATCGCCCCAGCCGACCACGACGGCCGGGAAGTGCTCGCGGAGCGTCGCCCGGATCGACGCCAGGTACTCGGCCGAGTCCGGCGACAAGCGCGCCGGAGCGGCCGCCGCGGTCATGCACAGGACCGCCCGATCGGTCATCGCTTGCCGCAGCTCCGAATAGAACTCCTTGGTGTAACACCGAGCCCGGAGCGCCGAGGTCGGCTCCGGCAACCGGGCAATCACCAAGTCATAGCAATCCCGCTGACTCTTGAGCATGAAGCGGATGTCCTGATGAACCACGGAAACCCGGGGATCCGCCAGGACCAACCGGTCCTGCGGCCGGAGGAAGGGCTCGATGAGTTCAAGTTGACGGGCATCGGGCTCGAGGTAGTCGACCACCCGCTGGATCGGCGGCCGGGCCGCATCGAAGTGGCGAAGAACCTCGGCCAGGAGTCCTTCCGCCCCACCTCCGATGACCAGCACGCGACGCGGCGCGGGATGCTGGCACATCCAGAGGTGAGCAAGCGGCACAACGCCGTAGGGGTCCGGGAACGTCGTCGCAATGTGCCCGTCGCAGTAGAGCGAGTATTGCTCATCCCGCTGGCCGACCGCGAGGTTCTGATACTTGGATTCCGCCTCGGCACAGAGTCGATAGCCCGGGGCCAGGGCGACCCAACGGCGAGCGACCAGCCACCGATTCAGCGGATCACCGGGGGAGAAGGCGAAGGCCAGCGCAGCTCCGCTCACGGCCCCCAGCAGGAAGCCCAATCGCCTCCTCGAACGGTCCGTCGCCAGCAACGCCCCGCACGCACCCAGCGTGATCGCCGCACAGACCAGCGCCGTCTGGATCGGCGAAAGCCGCTCCACCGCCCAGAAGCTGAATGCCGCTCCGCCCGCAAGCCCTCCCGCCGACTCCAGCGTGTAGACATGACCGAGCGCACCACTGCCCGACGGAGCTTCGGATGGACAGCCCGACGGACCCTCGTCCGACACGCGGCAAGCCAGGGGAAAGGCCATGCCGATCAGAATGCCGGCCGGCGGCACCAGCAGCAGGGCCGCCAGGAGCGTCCGCGGCAAGGGCACCAGCTCGCCCGGCTCCACGCCCAGCCAGGCCCGGGCCCCGCGAAATAACCACATCTCCAGGCCGGGCAGCAAGGCCAGCCCCATCAGTACCCCGACCAGAGCCATGACCGGCCGATGCACACGCCGCGACGCCCGGCCACCCAGAACGCCCCCCACGGCCACACCCGCCAACCAGGCGAACAGCACAACACCCCAGGCCAACTCGCTCCCGGACATGAGCACCACCGATTCCCGAAGCAGCAACGACTGGGTGACCATCGCCTGGCCACCCCAGACGAAGATCAGAATGCTCAACCAGAAGCGAGCGGATCGGCGTGCGGACCGGCTAGGCTGGGACAGAGGCGTCATCGGTGGCCATTCTACCGGAAGTTGGAAAGGCCGGAACGCGCATTTGACCATCCGCACATTGATGGTATAATGACCATATGGCCATTAAACGCAAAGCGCCCGCCTACTACGAAGCCCGGGCCCGCATCGCGAAAGCCATGGCCCACCCAACCCGCGTGTTCATCCTCGAAGTCCTCCAGGAGCGCGAGTGGTGCGTCTGTGAACTCACCAATCTGATCGGCGCGGACCAGTCCACGGTATCCAAGCACCTGGCCCTGCTCAAGCAGGCCGGCCTGGTCGAGGTTCGCCGTGAAGGCTCGATGATCTTCTACCGCCTGCGGTGCAGGTGCATCCCCAGCTTCTTCAACTGTATCGAGTCCGTACTGAAGGCCAATCTCCAGGCCCATCAGGAGGTGATGAACTGAGCCCAGGAGGGAGGGCTCTCTTTTTTTGAGCCATCCATGGCAATTTGGCCATAAAGCAATACTTGCTCTCAACGGCCGCTATTGGATGTGCCGTCGGGATCGGGAGATACATCGGAATGACGTTGGACTGGAGATCCGAGTACAAGAAGCTCCTCTGGGGCGTGGCGATCTTCGCCACCTGCTTCGCCTTGCCGACTGAGTGGCCGCGATTCAATAAGGCGGTCTTGGAGTCGCTGGCCCTGCTCAAGGGGTATGCCCAGGAGCATGTACTCCTGTGCCTGGTCCCGGCGTTCTTCATCGCCGGGGCAATCGGGGTGTTCGTCAGCCAGGCTTCGGTCATGCGGTACCTCGGGCCGAAGGCGCCCAAGGCATTGGCCTACGGCGTGGCTTCGGTCAGCGGCGCGATTCTGGCGGTGTGCTCGTGCACGGTGCTCCCGCTGTTCGCGGGCATCTGGCGCACGGGCGCCGGGCTCGGGCCAGCTTGTGCGTTCCTGTACTCAGGCCCGGCCATCAACGTGCTTGCCATCATCCTGACCGCCCGCATCCTGGGACTGGACATTGGCGCGGCCCGCGCCGTCGGGGCGATCTCCTTCAGCATCATCATCGGCCTCATCATGCACCTGATCTATCGCCAGGAAGAGGCCACCAAGGCCGAGGCCGCGGATATGACGCCCACCCCAGAGATTGGCCGGCCCCTGTGGCAAACCATTCTGTACTTCGCGAGTATGATCGGCATTCTCGTGTTCGCCAACTGGGGCAAACCAGACCAGACTTCGGGCTTTTGGTTCGTGA
The nucleotide sequence above comes from Phycisphaerae bacterium. Encoded proteins:
- a CDS encoding winged helix-turn-helix transcriptional regulator; translated protein: MAIKRKAPAYYEARARIAKAMAHPTRVFILEVLQEREWCVCELTNLIGADQSTVSKHLALLKQAGLVEVRREGSMIFYRLRCRCIPSFFNCIESVLKANLQAHQEVMN